A single genomic interval of Chitinophagales bacterium harbors:
- a CDS encoding type I restriction endonuclease subunit R, which translates to MIKEQQIEDSLIAKLTDLKYSYRSDIKDRASLEKNFREKFQALNRVNLTDAEFARLRDEIINSDVFASSKRLREKNTFSREDGTPLHYTLVNIKDWCKNEFEVINQLRINTENSNHRYDVILLINGIPVVQIELKTLEVSPRKAMQQIVDYKSDPGNGYTNSLLCFMQLFIVTNRSNTYYFANNNSSHFSFNADEQFLPVYQFASEDNKKITHIDDFSEKFLSKCTLSQMISKYMVLVASEQKLLVMRPYQIYAVRAIVNSIQEHKGNGYIWHTTGSGKTLTSFKASTLLKDNPNIEKCLFVVDRKDLDRQTREEFNKFQEGCVEENTNTETLVRRMLSEDYANKVIVTTIQKLGLALDPNNKNNYKERLETLSEKRIVFIFDECHRSQFGENHKAIKEFFPKAQLFGFTGTPIFDDNATYKQIDGTVGSYVTTRDIFQNPLHNYTITHAIEDRNVLRFHIDYFKPEKNVTVGSIDHKKAVVNAILKKHDAATHSKRFNALLATASINDAIEYYELFKDIQASKAKEDESFISLNIACVFSPPAEGNKDVQQLQEDLQQEKVDNKVEPEKKKKALEAIISDYNKQYGSNHKITEFDLYYQDVQQRIKFQKFSNADYPRKNKIDLVIVVDMLLTGFDSKYLNTLYVDKNLKFHGLIQAFSRTNRILNDTKPYGNILDFRQQQAEVDRAIALFSGEDTGRAKEIWLVAPAPKVIEKYQEAVKAMEKWMEDKNMVAEPQEVYNIKGDVARVEFINRFKEVQRLKTQLDQYTDLNEEQKAKIDELMPEEQLRSFRSSYLEIAKQLKEIQQKEGDKAPENIQQLDFEFVLFASSVVDYDYIMNLIAKYTQGTPKKQKMTRDQLIGVLSSSANLMEEREDIIDYIKTLEVGKALNEHEIKDGYQNFKEEKIAKRLAEIATNNGLEIPALQQFTDAIISRMIFDADKLSELFEPLDLGWKERTKRELALMEELTPLLKKQAEGREISGLKVYE; encoded by the coding sequence ATGATTAAAGAGCAACAAATAGAAGATAGTTTAATTGCCAAACTGACTGACCTGAAATACAGTTACAGGTCGGACATCAAAGACAGGGCTTCGCTGGAAAAGAATTTTCGTGAGAAATTTCAGGCACTCAACAGAGTGAATCTGACTGACGCTGAATTTGCCAGACTTCGGGACGAGATTATCAATTCAGACGTTTTTGCTTCCTCAAAGCGATTACGTGAAAAAAACACTTTCAGCCGTGAGGACGGAACGCCTTTGCATTACACTTTGGTAAACATAAAAGACTGGTGCAAAAACGAGTTTGAAGTTATCAATCAACTTCGCATCAATACAGAAAACAGCAACCACCGTTACGATGTGATTTTATTGATTAACGGAATTCCCGTTGTTCAAATAGAATTAAAAACGCTTGAAGTAAGCCCACGAAAAGCCATGCAGCAAATTGTGGACTACAAAAGCGACCCAGGCAATGGTTATACAAACTCATTGCTTTGTTTCATGCAGCTTTTTATTGTTACCAATCGCAGTAACACTTATTATTTCGCTAACAACAACTCTTCTCATTTCAGCTTTAATGCAGACGAGCAATTTTTACCTGTTTATCAATTTGCCAGTGAGGACAATAAAAAAATCACACATATAGACGACTTTTCAGAAAAGTTTTTGAGCAAATGCACACTGAGCCAAATGATAAGCAAATACATGGTATTGGTGGCAAGCGAACAAAAGTTGTTGGTGATGCGACCTTATCAGATTTATGCAGTTAGGGCAATTGTAAATTCAATTCAGGAACACAAAGGCAACGGTTATATTTGGCATACAACAGGAAGCGGAAAAACGCTGACATCTTTCAAAGCTTCTACCCTGCTCAAAGACAATCCGAATATTGAAAAATGTTTGTTTGTGGTCGACCGCAAAGACTTGGACAGACAAACCCGTGAGGAGTTCAACAAATTTCAGGAAGGTTGCGTTGAAGAAAACACCAATACAGAAACTTTAGTAAGGCGAATGCTTTCGGAAGATTACGCCAACAAAGTCATTGTAACGACCATTCAAAAATTGGGTTTGGCTCTAGACCCAAACAACAAAAACAACTATAAAGAACGCTTAGAAACATTAAGCGAAAAACGCATTGTTTTTATTTTTGATGAGTGCCACCGTTCACAGTTTGGCGAAAATCATAAAGCCATAAAGGAGTTTTTCCCGAAAGCACAGTTATTCGGATTTACAGGAACACCAATTTTTGACGACAATGCAACTTACAAGCAAATTGACGGAACAGTTGGCTCGTATGTAACTACAAGGGACATTTTCCAAAATCCGTTACACAACTACACAATCACTCATGCAATAGAAGATAGAAACGTATTGCGTTTTCATATTGACTATTTCAAGCCTGAAAAAAATGTAACGGTTGGAAGCATTGACCATAAAAAAGCGGTTGTAAATGCTATTCTAAAAAAACACGATGCTGCAACACACAGCAAACGCTTTAACGCATTATTGGCAACGGCTTCTATCAATGATGCCATTGAATACTACGAACTATTCAAAGACATTCAGGCAAGCAAAGCCAAAGAAGATGAAAGCTTCATTTCTTTAAATATTGCTTGTGTATTTTCTCCACCTGCCGAAGGAAATAAAGATGTTCAGCAATTGCAGGAAGATTTACAACAGGAAAAAGTTGACAACAAAGTTGAACCTGAAAAGAAGAAAAAAGCACTTGAAGCCATTATCAGCGATTACAACAAACAATATGGCTCAAACCATAAAATCACTGAATTTGACTTGTATTACCAAGATGTTCAGCAACGCATAAAATTTCAGAAGTTCAGCAATGCCGACTATCCACGCAAGAACAAAATTGATTTGGTGATTGTGGTGGATATGTTACTCACAGGCTTTGACAGTAAATACTTGAACACTTTGTATGTTGACAAGAACTTGAAATTTCACGGATTGATTCAGGCTTTCAGCCGAACCAATCGTATTTTGAATGACACCAAACCATATGGTAACATTTTAGATTTCCGCCAACAACAAGCCGAAGTTGATAGAGCCATTGCTCTATTTAGCGGTGAAGATACAGGACGAGCCAAAGAAATTTGGTTGGTTGCCCCTGCACCGAAAGTCATTGAGAAATATCAAGAGGCAGTGAAAGCAATGGAGAAGTGGATGGAAGATAAAAATATGGTGGCAGAACCGCAGGAAGTTTACAACATCAAAGGCGATGTGGCTCGTGTTGAGTTTATCAACCGCTTTAAAGAAGTGCAACGCCTAAAAACACAGCTTGACCAATACACTGACTTAAACGAAGAACAGAAAGCAAAAATTGACGAGCTAATGCCCGAAGAGCAATTGCGTTCGTTCCGCAGTTCGTATTTAGAAATTGCCAAGCAACTCAAAGAAATTCAGCAAAAAGAAGGCGACAAAGCCCCTGAAAACATTCAGCAATTAGATTTTGAGTTTGTGTTGTTTGCTTCTTCGGTGGTGGATTATGACTACATCATGAACCTGATTGCCAAATACACACAAGGCACACCGAAAAAGCAGAAAATGACCCGTGACCAACTCATTGGTGTATTGAGCAGCAGTGCCAACCTGATGGAAGAAAGGGAAGATATTATTGACTACATCAAAACATTGGAAGTTGGCAAAGCATTGAACGAACATGAAATAAAAGACGGCTATCAAAATTTCAAGGAAGAAAAAATTGCGAAGCGATTAGCGGAAATAGCAACCAATAATGGCTTGGAGATTCCGGCTTTACAGCAATTTACAGATGCCATCATAAGCCGAATGATTTTTGATGCCGACAAATTAAGTGAACTCTTTGAACCTTTAGACTTAGGTTGGAAAGAACGAACCAAAAGAGAATTGGCATTGATGGAAGAATTGACACCATTATTAAAAAAACAAGCCGAAGGGCGAGAAATATCAGGACTGAAAGTGTATGAGTAA
- a CDS encoding restriction endonuclease subunit S, with amino-acid sequence MSKNNENKLIPTLRFPEFLKLEGWIDTELGYVAEFINGRAYKQEELLDKGKYKVLRVGNFFTNNSWYYSDLELEPEKYCDYGDLLYAWSASFGPRIWTGDKTIYHYHIWKVINNKNIDKQFLYVLLGHQTEKMKSQSANGFALLHITKGTIEKWKCSIPKSEKEQQKIAACLSSLDEVITAESEKLEILKDYKNGLLQNLLPQSGETVPKFRFKEFEDSSDWVETTLTQVADYENGKAHEQDISDDGKFIVVNSKFISQDGEVKKFTNTAFLPATKGDVLMVLSDIPNGKAIAKSFLVEEDNRYTVNQRICRITPRNVNSKILYYLLNRNPYFLAFDDGVKQTNLRKDDVLNCPLLIPSDPNEQDKIADTLSSVDELINAQNQKLEALQLHKKGLLQGLFPSINNEE; translated from the coding sequence ATGAGTAAGAACAACGAAAATAAATTGATACCAACGCTTCGCTTTCCTGAGTTTTTAAAACTTGAAGGTTGGATTGATACAGAGCTTGGTTATGTTGCAGAATTTATAAACGGAAGAGCTTATAAACAAGAAGAACTTCTTGATAAAGGCAAATACAAGGTTCTTCGTGTTGGCAATTTTTTTACAAATAATTCATGGTATTATTCTGACCTTGAATTAGAACCAGAAAAATATTGTGATTATGGGGATTTGCTATACGCATGGTCGGCTTCGTTTGGACCTAGGATATGGACAGGGGATAAAACAATTTATCATTATCATATTTGGAAGGTAATAAATAACAAGAATATTGATAAACAATTTCTATATGTCCTTTTAGGTCATCAGACTGAAAAAATGAAATCACAGTCTGCTAACGGATTCGCTTTACTTCATATTACAAAAGGAACTATTGAAAAATGGAAATGTAGTATTCCTAAATCAGAAAAAGAACAGCAGAAAATCGCTGCTTGTCTTTCGTCACTAGATGAAGTCATTACTGCCGAGAGCGAAAAACTGGAAATACTAAAGGACTACAAAAATGGCTTGCTGCAAAACCTGTTGCCACAGTCAGGGGAAACTGTTCCTAAATTTCGGTTTAAGGAGTTTGAAGATAGTAGCGACTGGGTTGAAACAACTTTGACACAGGTTGCAGATTATGAAAACGGCAAAGCACACGAACAAGATATTTCAGACGATGGCAAATTTATTGTTGTGAATTCAAAGTTCATTTCACAAGATGGTGAAGTAAAGAAATTCACAAATACCGCTTTTTTGCCTGCAACCAAAGGCGATGTTTTAATGGTGCTTAGTGATATTCCAAATGGAAAAGCCATTGCAAAAAGTTTTTTAGTTGAAGAAGATAATCGATACACCGTAAATCAACGAATTTGCAGAATTACGCCACGAAATGTCAACAGCAAAATTCTATATTATTTACTAAACAGAAATCCATATTTTCTCGCATTTGACGATGGCGTTAAGCAAACCAATCTAAGAAAAGATGATGTTTTGAATTGTCCGTTGCTGATTCCAAGCGACCCAAATGAGCAAGATAAAATTGCCGATACACTTTCTTCGGTAGATGAATTAATAAATGCCCAAAATCAAAAATTGGAAGCTCTGCAATTGCATAAGAAAGGTTTGTTGCAAGGCTTGTTTCCATCAATAAATAATGAAGAATGA
- a CDS encoding AAA family ATPase, with protein MRPELLKIKKADFEDKILSKLNKTDKALFESNYVFDGAENVYNLKAGLSEAITNKLTFKLKSISFLPFLSIEELAEYLRELDKRYVLLFAYNGTGKTRLSMDFRQKGKEFDADGNVTARDTLYFNAFTEDLFSWDNDLDGDTHRRLLINKYSAFIAGVRALDMDNKIRPLIHRYSNFNFLIDYEYKDKDDNEFWAVNFIREEIVAGTPQNVEFVKISRGEENLFIWCFFLAVAQLAIDRHQNYGWVKYIYVDDPVSSLDDNNTIAIAHHLGTMLKKGNGDVKSIVSTHHALFFNVVCNELGNSAPRLFLSKSDGVYFLKDTTDSPFFYHVSMIQDLQKAINADKIYTYHFYFLRTILEKAANFHGFNGFSDCIIIDDDDEEKKLFTRMVNNLNHGGYSMFEPKEMGEENKKYFKQIFKNFRTNYKFNEDLLEKPIETATT; from the coding sequence ATGAGACCCGAGCTATTAAAAATAAAGAAAGCTGATTTTGAGGATAAAATATTGAGTAAACTCAATAAAACGGACAAAGCATTGTTTGAAAGCAATTATGTATTTGACGGTGCTGAAAATGTTTACAATCTAAAAGCAGGATTGAGCGAAGCAATAACCAACAAACTAACCTTTAAACTCAAATCAATTAGCTTCTTACCATTCCTGTCAATAGAGGAATTAGCTGAATATCTACGTGAATTAGATAAAAGATATGTATTACTATTTGCATATAATGGAACAGGCAAAACACGCCTATCTATGGATTTCAGACAAAAAGGAAAAGAGTTTGATGCAGACGGCAATGTAACAGCAAGAGACACTTTATATTTTAATGCTTTTACCGAAGACTTGTTTTCATGGGATAATGATTTAGATGGCGACACACATAGAAGATTGCTCATAAATAAATATTCTGCGTTCATTGCAGGTGTTCGGGCATTGGATATGGACAATAAAATTCGTCCTCTTATTCATCGCTATTCAAATTTCAATTTCCTTATTGATTACGAATACAAAGACAAAGACGACAATGAATTTTGGGCAGTTAATTTTATCAGAGAAGAAATTGTTGCTGGAACTCCTCAGAATGTTGAATTTGTAAAGATTTCAAGAGGCGAAGAAAATCTTTTTATCTGGTGCTTTTTCTTAGCAGTAGCACAATTGGCAATAGATAGGCATCAAAATTACGGTTGGGTAAAATACATTTACGTTGATGACCCAGTATCTTCCCTAGACGACAACAATACAATAGCAATTGCACATCATCTTGGCACCATGTTGAAAAAAGGTAATGGTGATGTAAAGTCAATTGTATCAACTCACCATGCTTTATTTTTCAATGTTGTTTGTAATGAACTTGGGAATAGTGCACCACGCCTTTTTTTAAGTAAATCTGACGGAGTATATTTTTTAAAGGACACAACAGACAGCCCATTCTTTTATCATGTTTCCATGATTCAGGATTTACAAAAGGCAATCAACGCAGATAAAATTTACACATACCATTTTTACTTCCTCAGAACAATTCTTGAAAAGGCTGCCAATTTTCATGGTTTCAATGGCTTTTCAGATTGCATAATCATTGATGATGACGATGAAGAAAAGAAACTATTCACTCGAATGGTCAACAACCTGAATCACGGTGGCTATTCAATGTTTGAGCCAAAGGAAATGGGAGAAGAAAACAAGAAATATTTCAAACAAATATTCAAGAACTTCAGAACGAACTATAAATTCAATGAAGACTTACTTGAAAAACCAATAGAAACAGCAACAACATGA
- a CDS encoding type I restriction-modification system subunit M encodes MTDNNQTQLGNTLWKIADELRGAMNADQFRDYMLSFLFLRYLSDNYETSAKKELGKDYPVLKESDKRTPLSVWYENNPDDVQEFEKQMRRKVHYVIEPSHLWNSIAELAKTQSKELLRTLQEGFKYIENESFESTFQGLFSEINLDSDKLGKNYEERNKKLCNIIQKIAEGINSFDKNIDYLGDAYEYLIGKFAAGSGQKAGEFYTPQRISDILSAIVTLDSQDPSKGEKKKIERVLDFACGSGSLLLNVRKRMTDAGGTIGKIFGQEKNITTYNLARMNMLLHGVKDTEFAIHHGDTLVNDWEILNEINPSKKLEFDAIVANPPFSYRWEPSEEMGQDFRFKSYGLAPKSAADFAFLLHGFHFLSKEGTMAIILPHGVLFRSGSEEKIRRKLLEDGNIDTVIGLPANLFFSTGIPVCILVLKKCKKFDDVLFINAVDHFEKGKRQNNLLPENIDKIVETYRDRKEEIRYSRRVSMDEIVKNEFNLNISRYVSTSLDEEIIDLKVVNKKLVDLDKDITKARETHNKFLKELGLPPI; translated from the coding sequence ATGACAGACAATAATCAAACACAATTAGGCAATACACTTTGGAAAATCGCAGACGAATTGCGTGGAGCAATGAACGCTGACCAGTTCCGAGATTATATGCTTTCATTTTTGTTTTTACGTTATCTAAGCGACAATTACGAAACATCAGCTAAGAAAGAGTTAGGGAAAGATTATCCAGTTCTTAAAGAAAGCGATAAGCGAACACCTTTATCCGTTTGGTATGAGAACAATCCTGATGATGTTCAGGAATTTGAAAAGCAAATGAGGAGAAAAGTTCACTATGTAATTGAACCTTCTCATTTATGGAACAGCATAGCGGAATTGGCTAAAACGCAAAGCAAAGAGTTGCTTCGCACTTTACAGGAAGGTTTTAAATACATAGAAAATGAATCTTTTGAAAGCACCTTTCAAGGTTTGTTTTCCGAAATCAATTTAGATTCTGATAAACTCGGCAAGAACTACGAAGAACGAAATAAAAAACTCTGTAACATCATTCAGAAAATTGCGGAAGGTATAAATAGCTTCGATAAAAACATTGACTATTTAGGCGATGCTTACGAATATCTGATTGGAAAATTTGCAGCAGGTTCAGGACAAAAAGCAGGAGAATTTTATACACCACAACGTATTTCAGACATCCTTTCAGCCATTGTTACACTTGATAGCCAAGACCCAAGTAAAGGAGAAAAGAAAAAGATTGAACGAGTTTTAGACTTTGCCTGTGGTTCAGGTTCGTTGTTGCTCAACGTCCGGAAAAGAATGACAGACGCAGGAGGAACAATCGGCAAAATATTCGGACAAGAAAAGAACATTACCACATACAACTTAGCCCGAATGAACATGCTTTTGCATGGAGTTAAGGACACAGAATTTGCAATTCATCACGGAGATACTTTAGTCAACGATTGGGAGATTTTAAATGAAATAAATCCTTCAAAGAAATTAGAGTTTGATGCCATTGTAGCCAATCCACCTTTTAGCTACCGTTGGGAACCATCGGAAGAAATGGGACAAGATTTCCGTTTCAAAAGTTATGGACTTGCACCAAAGTCAGCAGCCGACTTTGCTTTTCTGTTACACGGTTTTCACTTTTTGAGTAAAGAGGGAACAATGGCAATCATTTTGCCACACGGTGTTTTATTCAGAAGTGGTTCAGAAGAAAAAATCAGAAGAAAATTATTGGAGGACGGAAACATTGATACAGTAATCGGACTACCTGCAAACCTGTTTTTCTCGACAGGTATTCCTGTTTGTATTTTGGTTTTAAAAAAGTGTAAAAAGTTTGACGATGTGTTGTTTATCAATGCCGTTGACCACTTTGAAAAAGGTAAACGCCAAAACAACTTATTGCCTGAAAACATTGACAAAATAGTTGAAACCTACAGAGACCGAAAAGAAGAAATCCGTTATTCTCGTAGAGTATCAATGGACGAAATCGTGAAAAACGAATTCAACTTGAATATTTCACGCTACGTAAGCACATCGTTAGACGAAGAAATAATTGACTTGAAAGTAGTAAACAAAAAACTCGTTGACCTTGACAAGGACATAACCAAAGCACGAGAGACACATAATAAATTTTTAAAGGAATTGGGACTACCACCAATATAA
- a CDS encoding M48 family metalloprotease: MNVKVSNNFKRMTGKAVFAIILFIITYLILLSLAIGLTALCVMGGIALIIAKPMVITIGLGLGLASLGFFILIFLFKFLFKQHKVDRSHLVEIFEKDEPKLFSFIREIVNEVQTDYPKRTYLSSDVNACVFYDSNFWSMIFPIRKNLQIGLGLVNTISEQEFKAILAHEFGHFSQRSMKVGSYVYNVNQVIFNMLYDNESFDNMIQKWANISGYFSIFVFIAVKIIQGIQWILSQMYEFLNVSYMALSREMEFHADEIAANVAGYLPLKESLLRMDLAEHSYNAVLGFYEGKIPDNIKSDNIYKEQGFVMNFLASQNNLAFKNNLPIVSELDLSKYNKSKLTIKNQWASHPSIEERIKALELTNIHKTGVEKPAILLFASEKKVQEEITKKLFSSINYADNTKLLDFEEFKTEYSHTFYKNSFPSEYNCYFDNKNPIQFDVNSIVDFNVTETMDILFSKEKVDMVYDYIALVNDKSVLTSIANKEYHIKSFDYDGLKYKSTEARNLIPKIETEQNSIKERIRENDLNIYKFFYNEALRKGNATILKEKYINFFKIDSEYDDKVALYNRIGEATSFISEVTAFEQIEKNLKSFQPLEIELKTEIKKLIKEETLRNEISQLTKEKFEKYLSREWKYFDGTEYNNENLQLLFYVANEYNYFLSRLNFIAKLDLLNYQIDQLER, from the coding sequence ATGAACGTAAAAGTATCAAATAACTTCAAAAGAATGACAGGTAAAGCAGTGTTTGCAATTATCCTGTTCATCATTACATATCTAATACTATTGTCTTTAGCTATTGGATTGACAGCACTTTGTGTTATGGGGGGAATTGCTCTGATAATTGCTAAACCTATGGTAATAACAATTGGGTTGGGTCTAGGATTAGCTAGTTTAGGTTTTTTTATACTCATTTTTTTATTTAAATTTCTTTTCAAACAACATAAAGTAGATAGAAGTCACCTAGTTGAAATTTTTGAAAAAGATGAGCCAAAATTGTTTTCTTTTATTCGAGAAATTGTAAATGAAGTGCAGACGGACTATCCAAAAAGGACTTATTTGTCAAGTGATGTAAATGCCTGTGTTTTTTACGATTCTAATTTTTGGAGTATGATATTTCCAATTCGCAAAAATTTACAGATAGGGTTAGGCCTCGTCAATACAATATCAGAGCAAGAGTTTAAGGCAATATTAGCACATGAGTTTGGTCATTTTTCGCAACGAAGTATGAAAGTAGGGAGCTATGTTTATAATGTAAATCAAGTCATTTTCAATATGCTATACGATAATGAATCATTTGATAATATGATTCAAAAATGGGCAAATATTAGTGGCTACTTTTCAATTTTTGTTTTCATTGCTGTAAAAATAATTCAAGGTATTCAGTGGATTTTAAGCCAAATGTACGAATTCTTAAATGTCAGTTATATGGCATTATCAAGAGAAATGGAATTTCACGCAGATGAGATTGCTGCAAATGTTGCAGGCTATTTGCCATTAAAAGAATCCTTGTTAAGAATGGATTTAGCTGAACATTCATACAACGCTGTATTGGGCTTTTATGAAGGAAAAATACCAGACAATATCAAAAGTGATAATATATACAAAGAGCAGGGATTTGTGATGAATTTTTTAGCATCCCAAAATAATCTTGCTTTCAAGAACAATTTACCAATCGTATCTGAACTCGATTTAAGTAAGTATAACAAATCAAAATTAACGATTAAAAATCAGTGGGCTTCTCACCCCAGTATTGAAGAACGAATAAAAGCTTTGGAATTGACCAATATTCATAAAACTGGAGTTGAAAAACCAGCAATTCTTTTGTTTGCAAGCGAAAAAAAAGTACAAGAAGAAATTACGAAAAAGTTATTTTCATCAATTAACTACGCTGATAACACTAAATTATTAGATTTTGAGGAGTTTAAGACTGAATATTCACATACATTCTATAAGAATAGTTTTCCTTCGGAATATAATTGCTATTTTGACAATAAAAACCCAATTCAATTTGATGTAAATAGTATTGTTGATTTCAACGTAACGGAAACAATGGATATTCTTTTCAGTAAAGAGAAAGTTGACATGGTATATGATTATATTGCACTTGTAAATGACAAAAGTGTATTGACAAGTATAGCCAATAAGGAATATCATATAAAATCTTTTGATTACGATGGACTAAAGTATAAATCAACTGAAGCTAGAAATTTAATCCCAAAAATAGAAACAGAACAAAATAGTATAAAAGAAAGAATAAGAGAAAACGACTTAAATATTTATAAGTTTTTTTATAACGAAGCACTAAGAAAGGGTAATGCCACAATTTTGAAAGAAAAGTATATCAACTTCTTTAAAATAGATTCAGAATATGATGATAAAGTAGCATTGTACAATAGAATTGGCGAGGCAACAAGCTTTATAAGTGAAGTTACTGCATTTGAACAAATAGAAAAGAATCTAAAATCATTTCAGCCATTGGAAATTGAACTAAAAACTGAAATAAAGAAGCTGATAAAAGAAGAAACTTTAAGAAACGAAATATCCCAGCTTACAAAAGAAAAATTTGAAAAATATCTTTCTAGAGAATGGAAATATTTTGATGGAACGGAATATAATAATGAAAATCTTCAACTCCTTTTTTATGTTGCGAATGAATATAACTATTTTTTGTCAAGATTGAATTTTATAGCAAAATTAGACTTACTAAATTATCAAATTGACCAGCTTGAAAGATAA
- a CDS encoding DUF885 domain-containing protein: MKNLIILCLAFFLGCNQKNNVDPKINIAFNEFLDRKFDEMLKRNPEFAASLGLKYNYGQWSDRSLEHYRRELKIKKDVLDTLYQFDKSKLDSQSLLSLRLYEEDVKNAEDAQKWEGYYYEINQMGGVVTDMPAFLVNVHAVDSLIDAEDYIQRLRNFKFPFEQTIENIKYSQSLGIVPPAFTFPYVQESIDAMILSYSKENDNDLINDFTKKLSKFPISASKKDGMREAAKMAIRESVLPAYKKMGKFWSEYAKQATKSQGVWALPKGKEYYQYCLKSHTTLELTPDEVYKNGLQEVARIQEEMRQIMKKVNYKNDSLQDFFNFVRTDKQFQYSSDDAGRKALLADATRYFEETNKKIPALFNIKPKAPCVVMAVEKFREKSVGGAFYENPTLDGKRPGHYYVNLYNMGDNPKYQLEALTAHEAIPGHHMQIAIAQELTSIPDFRKHGGNTAYIEGWALYSEKLNKELGFYTDPYSDFGRLSMEIFRAARLVVDVGIHYKQWTKEQAIDYFMKNTANAEGDIHKEIERYFLWPGQATGYKIGMNKILDLREKYKQKHGANYDIRKFHDIVLMNGAVPLNVLEELVMK, translated from the coding sequence ATGAAGAACCTTATTATACTCTGCCTAGCATTCTTTCTAGGTTGCAATCAAAAAAATAATGTTGATCCGAAAATTAATATTGCGTTTAATGAATTCTTGGATAGGAAGTTTGACGAAATGCTCAAACGAAATCCCGAGTTTGCAGCTTCGCTCGGTCTAAAATACAACTATGGCCAATGGAGCGATAGAAGTCTAGAACATTATCGCAGAGAATTGAAGATAAAAAAAGATGTACTCGACACCTTATATCAGTTTGATAAATCAAAGCTAGATAGTCAGAGTTTGCTTAGCCTTCGATTGTATGAAGAAGATGTGAAAAATGCAGAAGATGCTCAGAAATGGGAGGGTTATTATTATGAAATCAATCAAATGGGCGGAGTGGTTACTGATATGCCGGCATTTCTAGTGAATGTGCATGCAGTAGATAGCCTCATAGATGCCGAAGATTATATTCAAAGGTTGCGCAATTTTAAATTTCCTTTTGAACAAACGATAGAAAATATTAAATATAGTCAGTCACTCGGTATCGTGCCTCCAGCTTTTACCTTCCCCTATGTACAGGAATCGATCGATGCTATGATTCTTTCCTATTCAAAGGAAAATGATAACGATCTCATCAATGATTTCACAAAAAAACTAAGCAAATTTCCTATTTCAGCCTCCAAAAAGGATGGTATGCGAGAAGCTGCTAAAATGGCTATAAGAGAATCTGTCCTTCCTGCGTATAAAAAAATGGGAAAGTTCTGGTCTGAATATGCTAAACAAGCGACAAAGAGTCAAGGTGTGTGGGCGCTGCCTAAAGGAAAAGAATACTATCAGTATTGTTTGAAATCTCATACGACACTAGAATTAACACCTGATGAAGTATATAAAAATGGACTTCAAGAAGTGGCACGTATTCAGGAAGAGATGCGCCAGATCATGAAAAAAGTGAATTATAAAAATGATTCCCTACAAGATTTTTTCAACTTTGTACGCACAGATAAGCAGTTTCAATATAGCTCTGACGATGCGGGTAGAAAAGCTCTCCTAGCGGATGCGACCCGATACTTTGAAGAAACGAATAAAAAGATTCCTGCACTATTCAACATCAAACCAAAAGCTCCTTGTGTAGTAATGGCTGTAGAAAAGTTTAGAGAGAAATCGGTAGGTGGGGCTTTCTATGAAAATCCAACTCTCGATGGTAAAAGACCAGGACACTACTACGTCAATCTCTATAATATGGGTGATAATCCTAAATATCAACTCGAAGCACTTACTGCACATGAAGCTATTCCTGGCCATCATATGCAAATAGCTATTGCTCAAGAGCTGACCAGTATCCCCGATTTTCGTAAACATGGCGGAAACACTGCTTATATCGAAGGCTGGGCTTTATATTCAGAAAAATTGAACAAAGAACTGGGTTTCTATACGGACCCATATTCCGATTTTGGTCGCTTAAGTATGGAAATATTCCGCGCAGCGCGTTTGGTGGTAGATGTAGGAATTCATTATAAGCAATGGACTAAAGAGCAAGCCATCGATTATTTTATGAAAAACACCGCCAATGCCGAAGGAGATATTCATAAAGAAATAGAGCGATATTTCCTTTGGCCAGGGCAAGCAACAGGCTATAAAATAGGGATGAATAAAATTTTAGATTTGCGTGAAAAATATAAACAAAAACATGGTGCAAATTACGACATACGAAAATTTCATGACATAGTTCTAATGAATGGTGCTGTCCCTCTGAATGTATTGGAAGAATTGGTGATGAAATAG